In a single window of the Natator depressus isolate rNatDep1 chromosome 24, rNatDep2.hap1, whole genome shotgun sequence genome:
- the LOC141977415 gene encoding chemerin-like receptor 1, which translates to MFLRDLALVLCAVAFLAGVLLNGYVLFIAGCRVERTASTVWFWNRSMTDFIFIVFLPLRFIPILNLDWVQNLSNTVSSFHMFSSAFLLTALSVDRCILVARPKWAWNHCTAPLAFLMVLGLGALSLGFSLRYSYLLKLLLSPARTSMNFHLDEGRVKAAVTIQFLVGFLIPLALILIPTFYIVLAAKMRRNRLIQSTKPLKILLGLIPAFFLCWLPYHVFFFLQISAMYFPPILNIGSAFACILTYFNSCLNPIFYLNMEEEFLRYRQCGRNSQMTDNSGPELAE; encoded by the coding sequence ATGTTTCTCCGAGATCTCGCCCTGGTGCTGTGTGCTGTGGCCTTCCTTGCTGGGGTGCTGTTGAACGGCTACGTCCTCTTCATCGCTGGCTGCCGGGTGGAGAGGACGGCCAGTACCGTGTGGTTCTGGAACCGGTCCATGACCGATTTCATCTTTATCGTCTTCCTGCCTCTCCGATTCATTCCCATCCTCAACTTAGACTGGGTCCAGAATCTGAGCAACACCGTCTCCTCCTTCCACATGTTCTCCAGCGCCTTCCTCCTCACAGCCCTTAGTGTCGATCGCTGCATCCTCGTGGCACGCCCTAAGTGGGCCTGGAACCACTGCACGGCCCCCCTGGCTTTCCTTATGGTTTTGGGCCTGGGGGCCCTGTCTCTTGGGTTCAGCCTGCGGTACAGTTATCTATTGAAACTCCTCCTCTcacctgccagaaccagcatgaATTTCCATCTAGATGAAGGGAGGGTGAAGGCCGCCGTTACGATCCAGTTCCTGGTTGGGTTTCTGATCCCATTAGCCTTGATCTTGATCCCAACATTCTACATCGTTCTAGCTGCCAAGATGAGAAGGAACAGGCTGATCCAATCCACCAAGCCACTCAAGATCCTTCTTGGCTTGATCCCAGCCTTTTTCCTCTGCTGGCTGCCATATCACGTCTTCTTCTTCCTGCAGATCTCAGCTATGTACTTTCCGCCTATTCTGAACATAGGAAGTGCTTTTGCTTGTATCCTGACATATTTCAACAGTTGCCTGAACCCCATCTTCTACCTCAACATGGAGGAAGAGTTTCTGAGGTACCGGCAATGTGGACGCAACTCCCAAATGACTGACAACTCGGGGCCGGAGCTGGCTGAATAG
- the LOC141977414 gene encoding chemerin-like receptor 1, translating into MFLRDLVLVLCAVAFLAGVPLNGYVLFIAGCRVERTASTVWFWNRSMTDFIFIVFLPLRFIPILNFDWVQNLSNTVSSFHMFSSAFLLTALSVDRCILVARPKWAWNHRTPQLAFIMVLGMGALSLGFSLRYGYLLKLLLSPARTSMNFHLDEGRVKAAVTIQFLVGFLIPLALILIPTFYIVLAAKMRRNRLIQSTKPLKILLGLIPAFFLCWLPYHVFFFLQISAMYFPPILNIGSAFACILTYFNSCLNPIFYLNMEEEFLRYRQCGRNSQTTDNLGPELAE; encoded by the coding sequence ATGTTTCTCCGAGATCTCGTCCTGGTGCTGTGTGCCGTGGCCTTCCTTGCTGGGGTGCCGTTGAACGGCTACGTCCTCTTCATCGCTGGCTGCCGGGTGGAGAGGACGGCCAGTACCGTGTGGTTCTGGAACCGGTCCATGACCGATTTCATCTTTATCGTCTTCCTGCCTCTCCGATTCATTCCCATCCTCAACTTCGACTGGGTCCAGAATCTGAGCAACACCGTCTCCTCCTTCCACATGTTCTCCAGCGCCTTCCTCCTCACAGCCCTTAGTGTCGATCGCTGCATCCTCGTGGCACGCCCTAAGTGGGCCTGGAACCACCGCACACCCCAACTGGCTTTCATTATGGTTTTGGGCATGGGGGCTCTGTCTCTTGGGTTCAGCCTGCGGTACGGTTATCTATTGAAACTCCTCCTCTcacctgccagaaccagcatgaATTTCCATCTAGATGAAGGGAGGGTGAAGGCCGCCGTTACGATCCAGTTCCTGGTTGGGTTTCTGATCCCATTAGCCTTGATCTTGATCCCAACATTCTACATCGTTCTAGCTGCCAAGATGAGAAGGAACAGGCTGATCCAATCCACCAAGCCACTCAAGATCCTTCTTGGCTTGATCCCAGCCTTTTTCCTCTGCTGGCTGCCATATCACGTCTTCTTCTTCCTGCAGATCTCAGCTATGTACTTTCCGCCTATTCTGAACATAGGAAGTGCTTTTGCTTGTATCCTGACATATTTCAACAGTTGCCTGAACCCCATCTTCTACCTCAACATGGAGGAAGAGTTTCTGAGGTACCGGCAATGTGGACGCAACTCCCAAACGACCGACAACTTGGGGCCGGAGCTGGCTGAATAG
- the LOC141977418 gene encoding chemerin-like receptor 1 gives MGFFLFLFLVLYAVAFLAGVPLNGYVLFIAGCRVERTASTVWFWNRARTDFIFIVFLPLRFISIFILDLDWAKSLSNTVSSFHMFSSAFLLTALSVDRCILVAHPEWAWNHRTPQLAFIMVLGMGALSLGFSLRYGYLLEFLFSRSRTSMNFHLEEGRVKAAVTIQFLVGFLVPLALILIPTFYIVLAAKMRRNRLIQSTKPLKILLGLIATFFLSWLPYHVFSFLLILAKHPLPILDTESAFACVPTYFSSCFNPVLYLTMEEEFLRYWQCGHNSQTTDNSGTELAE, from the coding sequence ATGGGGTTCTTCTTATTTCTCTTCCTGGTGCTGTATGCCGTGGCCTTCCTTGCTGGGGTGCCGTTGAATGGCTACGTCCTCTTCATCGCTGGCTGCCGTGTGGAGAGGACGGCCAGTACCGTGTGGTTCTGGAACCGGGCCAGGACCGATTTCATCTTTATCGTTTTCCTGCCTCTCAgattcatttccatttttatcCTGGACTTAGACTGGGCCAAGAGTCTGAGCAACACTGTCTCCTCCTTCCACATGTTCTCCAGCGCCTTCCTCCTCACAGCCCTTAGTGTCGATCGCTGCATCCTCGTGGCACATCCTGAGTGGGCCTGGAACCACCGCACACCCCAACTGGCTTTCATTATGGTTTTGGGCATGGGGGCTCTGTCTCTTGGGTTCAGCCTGCGGTACGGTTATCTATTGGAATTCCTCTTCTCACGTTCCAGAACCAGCATGAATTTCCATCTAGAAGAAGGGAGGGTGAAGGCCGCCGTTACGATCCAGTTCCTGGTTGGGTTTCTGGTCCCATTAGCCTTGATCTTGATCCCAACATTCTACATCGTTCTAGCTGCCAAGATGAGAAGGAACAGGCTGATCCAATCCACCAAGCCACTCAAGATCCTTCTTGGTTTGATCGCGACCTTTTTCCTCTCCTGGCTGCCGTATCACGTCTTCTCCTTTCTGCTGATCTTAGCTAAGCACCCTCTGCCTATTCTGGACACAGAAAGTGCTTTTGCTTGTGTCCCGACATATTTCAGCAGCTGCTTCAACCCCGTCCTCTACTTAACCATGGAGGAAGAGTTTCTGAGGTACTGGCAATGTGGACACAACTCCCAGACGACCGACAACTCGGGGACGGAGCTGGCTGAATAG